A DNA window from Candidatus Beckwithbacteria bacterium contains the following coding sequences:
- a CDS encoding DUF2723 domain-containing protein: MFYFSKTVSLQKILVLFIFVFSLVVYVSTTATLPQNHADSSELITAAFTKGIAHPPSYPLYTFLLGLAMKLPMFTPAYLANLFSAFWQSLSLVFLFLALNKLLEIVSKKQTVASQIIALATTCIFGFNSLVWTYATLAEVFSFNHFFISLFLYLTLLWYQQYKKAKKINWKLFYSSIVVLGLGAAHHQTILFFLPGYVFFLFLEVRRKSQLQQYLISLGLGLLSFLLPFSLLWYFNTQVSPFSWYFEPSLKGVWQIISRALYTQEGSAIETYAHEFNINHSLIALWFYLKYLAFYLTIPGLGLALLGAIQTWQKSKSLSLFLSLTFFISGPLLVFYLKFPLPNTGSEIAYFWGTALRLRMLLPNILVITILIGLGLYFFYQYANKFVKIKKQFVSYLPLVFLILPLYLAASNYQINNLKEDNFDYLFAKKVLTDLPKQAILIVDSDRVFSLLEMQLVEGQRPDVTIVPVTLEMRWPWWQKHKQELILGDYSDRQIRVAHIIAWQLKRGRRVFIFDPETRLLDILGVEGNPFYASVYGYSLEISKTPKPFISYDYGLTKQLANHVFSDYSWWNYGQRATFLGTHTIFSYLANKAKEPKLANEHLQLALSLSSFSQTQNQVYKIFHSSQQLTHSYLEIPPSSAETYLENGQKSMEINDVKTANRYFFRSVLLDPLDLAARQLLIESYKLLGQHNLAKEEQAALHKIIIP, encoded by the coding sequence TATTTTTCGAAAACAGTCAGTCTTCAAAAAATTTTAGTTTTATTTATTTTTGTTTTCTCTTTGGTAGTGTATGTATCAACCACAGCTACCTTACCTCAAAACCATGCTGATAGTAGTGAGCTAATCACTGCCGCTTTTACCAAAGGTATTGCCCATCCTCCTAGCTACCCACTCTATACTTTTTTACTTGGCTTAGCCATGAAACTACCAATGTTTACTCCGGCTTACTTAGCCAATTTGTTTTCAGCCTTTTGGCAAAGTTTGAGCTTGGTTTTCCTGTTTTTGGCTCTTAATAAACTTTTGGAAATTGTAAGTAAGAAACAAACTGTAGCTAGCCAAATTATAGCCTTGGCTACAACTTGTATTTTCGGTTTTAATTCTTTAGTTTGGACCTATGCCACTCTAGCTGAAGTTTTTAGCTTTAATCATTTCTTTATTTCTCTCTTCTTGTACCTAACTTTGCTATGGTACCAACAGTATAAAAAAGCCAAAAAGATTAACTGGAAGCTTTTTTATAGCTCTATTGTTGTCTTGGGATTAGGAGCTGCTCATCACCAAACTATTTTGTTTTTCTTACCAGGTTATGTGTTCTTTTTATTTTTAGAAGTCAGAAGAAAAAGCCAGCTTCAGCAATACTTAATAAGTTTAGGTCTTGGCTTACTCAGCTTTCTACTACCTTTTTCATTGTTGTGGTATTTTAACACTCAAGTCTCACCTTTTTCCTGGTATTTTGAACCAAGCCTAAAAGGGGTTTGGCAAATTATCTCTCGAGCTTTGTATACCCAAGAAGGCTCTGCTATTGAAACCTATGCTCATGAATTTAATATAAATCATTCTCTTATCGCACTTTGGTTTTATCTTAAATATCTAGCTTTTTATCTGACCATACCTGGTTTAGGGTTGGCCTTGCTGGGAGCTATACAAACTTGGCAAAAATCAAAATCGCTAAGTTTGTTTCTGAGTCTAACCTTCTTTATTTCCGGCCCTTTGCTAGTTTTTTATCTCAAATTTCCTTTACCAAATACTGGGTCAGAAATTGCTTATTTTTGGGGCACAGCTTTACGGCTACGGATGCTTTTGCCCAATATTCTAGTCATAACCATATTAATAGGTTTGGGATTATATTTTTTTTATCAGTACGCAAATAAGTTTGTCAAAATAAAAAAACAGTTTGTCTCCTACCTTCCTCTTGTTTTTCTTATCCTACCTTTATATCTAGCCGCAAGTAATTACCAGATTAATAATTTGAAAGAAGATAATTTTGACTACCTTTTTGCCAAAAAAGTCTTAACTGATTTACCAAAACAGGCAATTTTAATAGTAGATTCAGATCGGGTTTTTAGCTTACTGGAAATGCAATTAGTTGAAGGTCAAAGACCAGATGTCACTATAGTACCAGTAACTCTAGAAATGCGCTGGCCTTGGTGGCAAAAGCATAAGCAAGAATTAATTTTGGGAGATTATAGCGATCGACAAATAAGGGTAGCCCATATTATTGCTTGGCAGCTGAAACGAGGTAGGCGGGTTTTTATCTTTGATCCAGAAACCAGATTGCTGGATATACTGGGAGTTGAAGGCAATCCATTTTATGCTTCGGTTTATGGTTATAGTTTAGAAATTAGCAAAACTCCAAAACCATTCATTAGCTATGACTATGGTTTGACTAAACAACTGGCTAATCATGTTTTTTCCGATTACAGTTGGTGGAACTATGGTCAACGGGCAACTTTTTTAGGAACTCATACTATTTTTAGCTATTTAGCTAACAAAGCCAAAGAACCAAAACTTGCCAATGAGCATTTGCAACTGGCTTTAAGCTTAAGTAGTTTTTCTCAAACTCAAAACCAGGTTTATAAAATTTTTCACAGCTCTCAACAACTTACTCATTCCTATCTAGAAATTCCTCCTTCTTCAGCTGAAACATATCTGGAAAATGGGCAAAAAAGTATGGAAATTAATGATGTAAAAACTGCTAATCGTTATTTTTTTAGAAGTGTTTTATTGGATCCACTTGATCTAGCTGCTAGACAGTTACTTATAGAAAGTTATAAGTTACTTGGTCAGCATAACTTGGCAAAAGAAGAACAAGCGGCTTTACATAAAATAATAATTCCCTAG